One Natrinema amylolyticum DNA window includes the following coding sequences:
- a CDS encoding 2Fe-2S iron-sulfur cluster-binding protein: MTSYDVTLEWTDGRTRTIAVSESQTVLEAAQRIGVRLPYDCRSGTCITCVGRLIGLEGEAAESDDSGESEADRPLDAADGFTYQRTPQALTDDERADGYVLLCIASPRADCRIEVGPRVRAEVGDSPWA, translated from the coding sequence ATGACGAGCTACGACGTCACCCTCGAGTGGACGGACGGCCGAACCCGGACGATCGCCGTGTCTGAGAGCCAGACCGTCCTCGAGGCGGCCCAGCGGATCGGCGTCCGACTGCCGTACGACTGCCGGAGCGGGACCTGCATCACCTGCGTCGGCCGACTGATCGGGCTCGAGGGCGAGGCCGCGGAGAGCGACGACTCCGGCGAGAGCGAGGCGGACCGGCCGCTCGACGCCGCGGACGGGTTCACTTATCAGCGGACCCCGCAGGCGCTGACCGACGACGAACGCGCGGACGGCTACGTCCTGCTGTGTATCGCCTCGCCGCGAGCCGACTGCCGTATCGAGGTCGGGCCGCGAGTACGTGCCGAAGTCGGTGACAGCCCCTGGGCGTAG
- a CDS encoding selenium-binding family protein, producing the protein MSGSDTQRGAEPEHDHEHHHHEGPGYATPQAAIEESEREKLAYVMSLYVGTDVDASDFVAVVDLDPDSDTYCEIVDRIEMPERGDELHHFGWNACSSSCHMDGLERRHLIVPGQRSSRIHVIDAKDRRNPELETVIEPEEVFEYDLSAPHTVHCIPDGEILISMLGDADGELPGGFLELNDDFEIEGRWEPPGEIEMNYDYWYQPRQNVMVSSEWAAPKTYYPGFDLDDVEDGNYGQRLNFWDWEEGTVEQTIDLGEEGLIPLEVRFLHTPESTHGFVGAALSSNVFHFYEDDNEYRAEKVIDFESREHDDWDMPVPALPTDILISMDDRYLFGSNWLHGDVWMYDISDPSNPRRADSLSVGGTFGERQEVQGRELAAGPQMLQLSLDGERLYWTTSLFSSWDDQFYPEEADRGSVMLKADVDPRKGTMELDEDFLVDWGECPEGPARAHEIRWPDGDCTSDVWQ; encoded by the coding sequence ATGAGTGGAAGTGACACGCAACGAGGCGCGGAGCCGGAGCACGACCACGAGCACCACCACCACGAGGGGCCCGGCTACGCGACGCCGCAGGCCGCCATCGAGGAGAGCGAACGGGAGAAGCTGGCATACGTGATGAGCCTGTACGTCGGCACGGACGTCGATGCGTCGGACTTCGTGGCGGTCGTCGACCTCGATCCGGACTCAGACACCTACTGCGAGATCGTCGATCGGATCGAGATGCCCGAGCGCGGCGACGAACTCCACCATTTCGGGTGGAACGCCTGCTCGTCGTCCTGCCACATGGACGGCCTCGAGCGGCGGCACCTGATCGTCCCCGGCCAGCGCTCCTCGCGGATCCATGTGATCGACGCGAAAGACCGACGAAATCCGGAACTGGAGACGGTGATCGAACCCGAGGAGGTCTTCGAGTACGACCTCTCGGCACCGCACACCGTCCACTGCATCCCGGACGGGGAAATCCTGATCAGCATGCTCGGCGACGCCGACGGCGAACTGCCGGGCGGGTTCCTCGAGTTGAACGATGACTTCGAAATCGAGGGCCGGTGGGAGCCGCCAGGCGAGATAGAGATGAACTACGACTACTGGTACCAGCCCCGTCAGAACGTGATGGTCTCGAGCGAGTGGGCCGCCCCCAAAACGTACTACCCTGGGTTCGACCTCGACGACGTCGAGGACGGCAACTACGGCCAGCGACTGAACTTCTGGGACTGGGAGGAGGGCACCGTAGAACAGACCATCGACCTCGGCGAGGAGGGGCTGATTCCCCTCGAGGTGCGATTCCTCCATACCCCCGAGTCGACCCACGGGTTCGTGGGGGCCGCGCTCTCGTCGAACGTCTTCCACTTTTACGAAGACGACAACGAGTACCGCGCCGAGAAGGTGATCGACTTCGAGAGCCGGGAGCACGACGACTGGGACATGCCGGTCCCCGCCCTGCCGACGGACATCCTGATCTCGATGGACGACCGCTACCTGTTCGGCTCGAACTGGCTCCACGGCGACGTCTGGATGTACGACATCTCGGACCCGTCGAACCCGCGACGGGCCGACTCCCTGTCGGTCGGCGGCACCTTCGGCGAGAGACAGGAAGTCCAGGGTCGTGAACTGGCCGCCGGCCCGCAGATGCTGCAGCTCTCGCTGGACGGCGAGCGGCTCTACTGGACCACCTCGCTGTTCTCCTCGTGGGACGACCAGTTCTACCCCGAGGAGGCCGATCGCGGCTCGGTGATGCTGAAAGCCGACGTCGATCCTCGGAAGGGAACGATGGAACTCGACGAGGACTTCCTCGTCGACTGGGGCGAGTGTCCCGAGGGCCCGGCCCGCGCCCACGAGATCCGGTGGCCCGACGGCGACTGCACGAGCGACGTCTGGCAGTGA
- a CDS encoding 2Fe-2S iron-sulfur cluster-binding protein yields MTSHDVTLEWPDGRTRTIAVREDETVLEGAERVEIGLPFGCRTGACGTCTGRLLAIDGTKRGDGVDTGGGDVEAAFAYRRPPRALKDRHRDDGYVLLCIASPRTDCRIAVGSSVHTELVENPWK; encoded by the coding sequence GTGACGAGCCACGACGTGACCCTCGAGTGGCCCGACGGCCGGACGCGGACGATCGCGGTCCGCGAGGACGAGACGGTGCTGGAAGGAGCCGAACGGGTCGAGATCGGGCTCCCGTTCGGCTGTCGGACCGGTGCCTGCGGGACCTGTACGGGACGGTTACTCGCGATTGACGGGACGAAACGCGGAGACGGCGTCGATACGGGAGGGGGCGATGTCGAAGCCGCGTTCGCGTATCGCCGTCCGCCTCGAGCCCTGAAGGATCGACACCGGGACGACGGCTACGTACTGCTGTGTATTGCCTCGCCGCGGACTGACTGTCGGATCGCGGTCGGCTCGAGCGTCCACACCGAACTGGTGGAGAATCCCTGGAAGTGA
- the ligA gene encoding NAD-dependent DNA ligase LigA: protein MPVADKDADEDNPYLRDPPTDFAPVEELSEAEAERQVELLREAVREHDRRYYVESEPLIADRTYDALFARLRDLEDAFGLDHPDSPTRSVGGEPIEEFETVEHVAPMLSIDQSGEEEDVREFDERVRRELRASGHAGDVRYVCEPKFDGVSMEFVYEGGSFERAVTRGDGREGDDVTRNARTIGSVPQQLHGDYPEFLAVRGEVYMPKDAFQAHNRERIERGEEPFANPRNATAGTIRQLDPAIVAERPLEVFFFDVLEASDLEDSHSAELERFPDWGLRVTDHVELAADVDEAIDYRDRMLEARDDLDYEIDGTVIKVDDREAREELGRTARHDRYAFAYKFPARAEVTPIVDVAVQVGRTGRLTPVALLEPVDVGGVTVSRASLHNPEEIAEKNVNIGDTVRVQRAGDVIPYVEEVVEKDSEGHYEMPDTCPVCGSPVERDGPMAFCTGGLGCDAQLRRSIEYYAGDDGLDLEGLGEQSVRQLVDAGLVDSVADLYELEREDLTDLEGWGETSAENLLEEIDASREPPLPDFVSALGIPLVGPTTARELAREFGTFEAFREAAETEPERLEGVSDVGDTVAETIHEFFASEANAEVVDGVLEHVSPREVDVETGGDELEDLTFVFTGSLEGMTRGEAQELVETHGASATGSVSGNTDYLVAGENPGATKREDARDEDVPILEESEFRALLADEGIDLE from the coding sequence ATGCCAGTCGCCGACAAGGACGCGGACGAAGACAACCCCTATCTCCGGGATCCGCCGACCGACTTCGCACCGGTCGAGGAACTCTCGGAGGCCGAAGCCGAGCGCCAGGTCGAACTGCTCCGAGAGGCCGTCCGCGAACACGACCGCCGATACTACGTCGAGAGCGAGCCGCTGATCGCTGATCGAACCTACGACGCGCTGTTCGCCCGCCTGCGCGACCTCGAGGACGCCTTCGGCCTCGACCATCCCGACAGCCCCACCCGAAGCGTCGGCGGAGAACCGATCGAGGAGTTCGAGACGGTCGAGCACGTCGCGCCGATGCTCTCGATCGATCAGAGCGGCGAGGAGGAGGACGTCCGGGAGTTCGACGAGCGCGTGCGACGAGAGTTACGTGCCAGCGGGCACGCAGGCGACGTCCGATACGTCTGCGAACCCAAGTTCGACGGTGTCTCCATGGAATTCGTCTACGAGGGCGGGAGCTTCGAGCGCGCCGTGACGCGCGGCGACGGCCGCGAAGGGGACGACGTCACGCGCAACGCGCGCACGATCGGTTCCGTTCCGCAGCAACTCCACGGCGACTACCCCGAGTTCCTCGCGGTTCGGGGCGAGGTCTACATGCCGAAGGACGCCTTTCAGGCGCACAACCGCGAGCGCATCGAGCGCGGCGAGGAGCCCTTCGCCAACCCGCGAAACGCCACCGCCGGCACCATCCGCCAGCTCGATCCAGCGATCGTCGCCGAGCGCCCGCTCGAGGTCTTCTTCTTCGACGTGCTCGAGGCCAGCGACCTCGAGGACTCCCACAGCGCCGAACTCGAGCGATTTCCCGACTGGGGGCTGCGAGTCACCGACCACGTCGAACTCGCGGCCGACGTCGACGAGGCGATCGACTACCGCGACCGCATGCTCGAGGCCCGCGACGACCTGGACTACGAGATCGATGGCACCGTCATCAAGGTCGACGACCGCGAGGCTCGAGAGGAACTCGGGCGGACGGCCCGTCACGACCGCTACGCGTTCGCCTACAAGTTCCCGGCCCGCGCGGAGGTGACGCCGATCGTCGACGTGGCGGTCCAGGTGGGGCGAACGGGGCGGCTGACGCCGGTCGCGCTGCTCGAGCCGGTCGACGTCGGCGGCGTCACCGTCTCGCGAGCGAGCCTGCACAACCCCGAAGAGATCGCCGAGAAGAACGTCAATATCGGCGACACGGTACGAGTTCAGCGCGCGGGCGACGTGATCCCCTACGTCGAGGAGGTCGTCGAGAAGGACAGCGAGGGCCACTACGAGATGCCCGACACCTGCCCCGTCTGCGGCAGTCCAGTCGAGCGCGACGGCCCGATGGCCTTCTGTACCGGCGGGCTGGGCTGTGACGCCCAGCTCCGGCGCTCCATCGAGTACTACGCCGGCGACGACGGCCTCGACCTCGAGGGACTCGGCGAACAGAGCGTCCGCCAGCTCGTCGACGCCGGGCTGGTCGACTCCGTCGCGGACCTCTACGAACTCGAGCGCGAGGATCTCACCGACCTCGAGGGCTGGGGCGAGACCAGCGCCGAGAACCTGCTCGAGGAGATCGACGCCAGCCGCGAGCCGCCGCTTCCGGACTTCGTCTCGGCGCTGGGTATCCCCCTCGTCGGCCCGACGACGGCCCGCGAACTCGCCCGCGAGTTCGGGACCTTCGAGGCGTTCCGTGAGGCGGCCGAGACCGAGCCCGAGCGACTCGAGGGCGTCAGCGACGTCGGTGACACCGTCGCCGAGACGATTCACGAGTTCTTCGCGAGCGAGGCGAACGCCGAGGTCGTCGACGGCGTGCTCGAGCACGTCTCGCCCCGAGAGGTCGACGTCGAGACCGGCGGCGACGAACTCGAGGATCTGACGTTCGTCTTCACCGGCTCGCTCGAGGGGATGACCAGGGGTGAGGCCCAGGAACTCGTCGAGACCCACGGCGCAAGCGCGACGGGAAGCGTCTCGGGCAACACGGACTACCTCGTCGCCGGCGAGAATCCAGGTGCGACGAAACGAGAGGACGCACGGGACGAGGACGTGCCGATCCTCGAGGAATCCGAGTTCCGCGCGCTGCTCGCCGACGAGGGGATCGACCTCGAGTGA
- a CDS encoding multidrug transporter, whose product MALSLGRNSSPLITAIGVAVALVAIVGTQVLGWEWGSGRLVPTLIGIVAAGIAVAVFLSRRG is encoded by the coding sequence ATGGCGCTCTCGCTCGGCCGGAACTCGTCACCGCTCATCACGGCGATCGGCGTCGCCGTCGCGCTCGTCGCGATCGTCGGCACGCAGGTCCTCGGCTGGGAGTGGGGCTCCGGACGGCTCGTCCCGACGCTGATCGGCATCGTTGCCGCCGGTATCGCGGTCGCCGTGTTTCTCAGCCGTCGCGGCTGA
- a CDS encoding ArsA family ATPase: MTDCIFYGGKGGVGKTTCAAATGRSLAAAGRETLVVSTDPAHSLADSLEADIGPEPTELEAPVAPDGDGTATASATDSDRAGGLWAVEIDPETQRERYEKLARALASDLRSAGISLSDEEVERLFATGAPAGSDEIAALDLLVEYVDSGRWDTVVFDTAPTGHTLRLFDMPDVMGLALETARSLRGQAKRIGNAAKTAVLGPMSMMTGESDDEAESLAVFQARLERARELLVDPERTEFRVVLTPESMAISETRRLVERLREAGVSVERLVVNRVLEDPHEGCPRCRSRQERHEERLAEIRSTFPDLEVVTLPDLEGEAQGRESLAAIADRLPT; this comes from the coding sequence ATGACCGATTGCATCTTCTACGGCGGCAAGGGCGGCGTCGGCAAGACGACCTGTGCGGCCGCGACCGGCCGCTCGCTGGCCGCCGCCGGCCGGGAGACGCTCGTCGTCTCGACCGATCCCGCTCACTCGCTCGCCGACTCGCTCGAGGCGGATATCGGGCCGGAACCGACCGAACTCGAGGCTCCCGTCGCTCCCGATGGCGACGGAACTGCGACGGCGTCCGCCACGGATTCGGACCGAGCGGGCGGCCTGTGGGCCGTCGAGATCGATCCCGAGACACAGCGGGAGCGCTACGAGAAACTGGCGCGGGCGCTGGCGTCGGACCTCCGGAGTGCCGGTATCAGCCTGTCCGACGAGGAGGTCGAACGGCTCTTCGCGACGGGTGCGCCGGCCGGTAGCGACGAGATCGCGGCGCTCGATCTACTGGTCGAGTACGTCGACTCGGGCCGATGGGACACCGTCGTCTTCGACACCGCGCCGACGGGCCACACCCTGCGGCTGTTCGACATGCCCGACGTGATGGGGCTAGCGCTCGAGACGGCCCGGTCGCTTCGCGGACAGGCCAAGCGGATCGGGAACGCGGCCAAGACGGCGGTGCTCGGCCCGATGTCGATGATGACCGGCGAGAGCGACGACGAGGCGGAGAGCCTCGCGGTGTTTCAGGCCCGCCTCGAGCGCGCTCGAGAGTTGCTCGTCGATCCCGAGCGGACCGAGTTTCGCGTGGTACTCACGCCGGAGTCGATGGCGATTTCGGAGACCCGGCGGCTTGTCGAGCGACTCCGCGAGGCCGGCGTGTCGGTCGAACGGCTGGTCGTGAACCGCGTGCTCGAAGATCCCCACGAGGGCTGTCCGCGCTGTCGGTCGCGCCAGGAACGCCACGAGGAACGGCTCGCGGAAATTCGGTCGACGTTTCCGGACCTCGAGGTGGTGACGCTCCCCGATCTCGAGGGTGAGGCGCAGGGCCGGGAATCGCTCGCGGCGATCGCCGATCGACTGCCGACCTAA
- a CDS encoding ABC transporter permease codes for MSSETGTGTETTAASGSASSSINLESVRAVAKKDFQDSVRSWLFWGLSVFFFTLMAALAGFLAWAEFEQLTTLSFISLISEVCRLVIPLIALILGWKSIAGERETGSIKVLLSLPHSRKDVLVGKLLGRTAVLSLSLGIGFLIGMFAVAVAVTEFSFPAYIAFLAMTIVYGLAYMAIAVSLSSVTRSTTMAGAAMFGVFVLFYIVWNSIRRGLTILMNRGHIEGVSYMGTSFTGQEVEMTRLPNWALFIDMIDPGNAYQNTITLFSGLSGENIGTTFNEAAFPDGLPFYLQDWFSLVILLFWIVVPMAVALYQFDRVDI; via the coding sequence ATGAGTTCCGAAACCGGCACCGGCACCGAAACGACAGCCGCGAGCGGCTCGGCGTCGAGTTCGATCAATCTCGAGAGCGTGCGTGCGGTCGCGAAGAAGGACTTCCAGGACTCGGTCCGGTCGTGGCTATTCTGGGGACTGAGCGTATTCTTCTTCACGCTGATGGCCGCATTGGCGGGCTTTCTGGCCTGGGCGGAGTTCGAGCAACTGACGACGCTCAGCTTCATCAGTCTCATCAGTGAGGTGTGTCGGCTCGTCATCCCGCTGATCGCGCTCATACTCGGCTGGAAGTCCATCGCCGGCGAGCGCGAGACGGGGAGCATCAAGGTCTTGCTGTCGCTGCCCCACTCCCGAAAGGACGTCCTCGTGGGCAAGCTACTGGGCCGGACGGCCGTGCTCTCGCTGTCGTTAGGCATCGGCTTTCTCATCGGGATGTTCGCCGTCGCGGTCGCTGTCACCGAGTTCTCCTTCCCCGCGTACATCGCCTTCCTGGCGATGACGATCGTGTACGGACTCGCGTACATGGCCATCGCCGTCTCGCTGTCCTCGGTGACGCGGTCGACGACGATGGCCGGCGCGGCGATGTTCGGCGTCTTCGTCCTCTTCTATATCGTCTGGAACTCGATTCGGCGCGGGCTCACCATCCTCATGAACAGGGGACACATCGAGGGCGTCTCCTACATGGGGACGAGCTTCACCGGTCAGGAGGTAGAGATGACTCGGTTGCCCAACTGGGCGCTCTTCATCGATATGATCGATCCGGGGAACGCGTATCAGAACACCATCACGCTGTTCAGCGGCCTCTCGGGCGAGAATATCGGGACGACGTTCAACGAGGCCGCTTTCCCCGACGGACTCCCGTTCTATCTGCAGGACTGGTTCTCCCTCGTCATCCTGCTGTTCTGGATCGTCGTCCCGATGGCCGTCGCACTCTACCAGTTCGACCGCGTCGACATCTGA
- a CDS encoding ABC transporter ATP-binding protein: MPAITVDNLTKSFGQTLALDDLSFQVEEGEVFGFLGPNGAGKSTTINIVLDFARPTAGEVSVLGMDAQRQSRAIRQRTGVLPEGVQLYDRLTARQHLEFAIESKNADADPERLLERVGLVDAIDKKAGGYSKGMAQRLMLAMSLVGEPDLLILDEPSTGLDPNGAREMRDIVREENERGATVFFSSHIMEQVEAVCDRVGILRDGEMVAVDSVEGLRDSVKGGTTLRVTVDRIDDDALQAVRSLPDVSNATVEGQNPPTIIVTVDGSKTAVLSALEDRGIEVQDFSTTEASLDDVFQSYTTDAEVHAR; the protein is encoded by the coding sequence ATGCCCGCTATCACAGTCGACAATCTGACCAAATCCTTCGGTCAGACCCTCGCGCTCGACGACCTCTCCTTTCAGGTCGAAGAGGGCGAAGTGTTCGGCTTCCTCGGTCCCAACGGGGCCGGGAAATCGACGACGATCAACATCGTTCTCGATTTCGCTCGCCCGACGGCCGGCGAGGTCAGCGTTCTCGGGATGGACGCCCAGCGACAGAGCCGGGCGATCCGGCAGCGGACCGGCGTCCTCCCCGAAGGCGTTCAACTGTACGACCGCCTGACCGCCCGCCAACACCTCGAGTTCGCCATCGAGTCCAAAAACGCCGACGCCGACCCCGAACGACTGCTCGAGCGCGTCGGCCTCGTCGACGCGATCGACAAGAAAGCCGGCGGCTACTCGAAGGGGATGGCCCAGCGGCTCATGCTCGCGATGTCGCTGGTCGGCGAACCCGACCTGCTGATCCTGGACGAGCCCTCTACCGGTCTCGACCCCAACGGGGCCCGCGAGATGCGCGACATCGTCCGCGAGGAGAACGAACGGGGCGCGACCGTCTTCTTCTCGAGTCACATCATGGAGCAGGTCGAGGCGGTCTGTGACCGCGTCGGTATTCTGCGCGACGGCGAGATGGTCGCCGTCGACTCCGTCGAGGGGCTGCGCGACTCCGTCAAGGGCGGCACGACGCTGCGCGTCACCGTCGATCGGATCGACGACGACGCCCTGCAGGCGGTCCGCTCGCTGCCGGACGTCAGCAACGCCACCGTCGAGGGACAGAACCCGCCGACGATCATCGTCACGGTCGACGGCTCGAAGACCGCCGTCCTCTCCGCGCTCGAGGACCGCGGCATCGAGGTACAGGACTTCTCGACCACCGAAGCGTCGCTCGACGATGTCTTCCAGTCGTACACGACGGACGCGGAGGTGCACGCGCGATGA
- a CDS encoding excinuclease ABC subunit C has translation MNADGVRERAGSLPREPGVYQFRESDTTLYVGKAVDLRDRVRSYADPRSARIRRMVGRADDVEIAVTDTETQALLLEANLIKRHQPRYNVRLKDDKSYPMVQLTDHDAPRIEITRDPDESATVFGPYTSKGQVETVVKALRETYGVRGCSDHKYAGRDRPCLDYEMGLCTAPCTREIDLESYGEDVTAVERFLEGETGILADPLRREMEAAAEAQNFERAANVRDRLETVEAFHGEGGEAVQSIGDERGVDVLGVAIEGEDATVARLRAEDGKLVDRDRHTLEAPGSAGTGVDAAGEADGVPSVLAAFIVQYYAERELPDALLLPERHGDEEVAAWLAAEGVSVRVPGAGREAKLVELALKNARRNVGRRDECGMLADALEIESARRIEGFDVSHAQGKAAVGSDVTFVDGSAEKADYRRKKLTDQNDDYDNMRALLEWRAARAVEERDDRPDPDLLLIDGGEGQLEAARDALEAVGWDVPAVALAKAEERVIAPDRIPASEASGSSSRAKRSYVGFSWPSDAPHLHLLQRVRDEAHRFAVQYHQTVRDEVKTVLDDVQGIGPETRKRLLGRFGSVENVREASVDDLESVDGIGEKTAETIKSRL, from the coding sequence ATGAACGCCGATGGGGTTCGCGAACGCGCCGGGTCGTTGCCCCGCGAGCCGGGGGTCTACCAGTTCCGCGAGAGTGACACCACCCTCTACGTCGGGAAAGCGGTCGATCTGCGGGATCGGGTCCGGTCCTACGCCGATCCCCGCAGCGCGCGGATCCGCCGGATGGTCGGCCGCGCCGACGACGTCGAGATCGCCGTCACCGACACCGAGACGCAGGCCCTGCTGCTCGAGGCGAACCTGATCAAGCGCCACCAGCCGCGGTACAACGTCCGGCTCAAGGACGACAAGTCGTATCCGATGGTCCAGTTGACCGACCACGACGCCCCGCGGATCGAGATCACGCGCGATCCCGACGAGTCCGCGACCGTCTTCGGGCCCTACACGAGCAAGGGACAGGTCGAGACCGTCGTGAAGGCCCTGCGGGAGACGTACGGCGTCCGCGGCTGTTCGGACCACAAGTACGCGGGCCGCGATCGGCCGTGTCTGGACTACGAGATGGGGCTCTGTACCGCGCCCTGTACTCGGGAGATCGACCTCGAGAGCTACGGCGAGGACGTCACCGCCGTCGAGCGCTTCCTCGAGGGCGAGACGGGGATCCTCGCGGACCCGCTGCGTCGAGAGATGGAGGCAGCGGCCGAGGCGCAGAACTTCGAGCGCGCGGCGAACGTGCGGGATCGCTTAGAGACCGTCGAGGCCTTCCACGGCGAGGGCGGCGAGGCGGTCCAGTCGATCGGCGACGAACGAGGCGTCGACGTCCTCGGTGTCGCCATCGAGGGCGAGGACGCAACGGTCGCCCGACTGCGAGCCGAAGACGGCAAGCTGGTCGACCGGGACCGCCACACGCTCGAGGCACCCGGCTCCGCCGGGACAGGAGTCGACGCGGCCGGCGAGGCGGACGGCGTCCCCAGCGTTCTCGCCGCCTTCATCGTCCAGTACTACGCCGAGCGCGAGCTGCCCGACGCCCTCCTCCTGCCCGAACGCCACGGCGACGAGGAGGTCGCGGCCTGGCTCGCGGCCGAGGGCGTCTCGGTCCGGGTGCCGGGCGCGGGCCGAGAGGCGAAGCTCGTCGAACTCGCGCTGAAGAACGCCCGGCGAAACGTCGGCCGGCGCGACGAGTGCGGGATGCTCGCCGACGCCCTCGAGATCGAGTCGGCCCGGCGGATCGAGGGGTTCGACGTGAGCCACGCCCAGGGAAAGGCGGCGGTCGGCAGCGACGTCACCTTCGTCGACGGCAGCGCCGAGAAGGCGGACTATCGGCGGAAGAAGCTCACGGACCAGAACGACGATTACGACAACATGCGGGCCCTGCTCGAGTGGCGGGCCGCTCGCGCCGTCGAGGAGCGAGACGACCGGCCCGATCCCGATCTGTTGCTGATCGACGGCGGCGAGGGACAGCTCGAGGCCGCCCGCGACGCGCTCGAGGCGGTCGGCTGGGACGTCCCGGCGGTCGCGCTGGCGAAGGCCGAGGAGCGCGTGATCGCGCCCGACCGGATTCCCGCGAGCGAAGCGAGTGGGAGCTCGTCGCGAGCGAAGCGAAGCTACGTAGGGTTCTCGTGGCCGAGCGACGCACCGCACCTGCACCTCCTCCAGCGCGTACGCGACGAGGCCCACCGCTTCGCCGTGCAGTACCACCAGACCGTCCGCGACGAGGTCAAGACGGTGTTAGACGACGTACAGGGGATCGGCCCCGAGACGCGAAAGCGGCTCCTGGGTCGGTTCGGCAGCGTCGAAAACGTCCGCGAGGCGAGCGTGGACGACTTGGAGAGCGTCGACGGGATCGGCGAGAAGACGGCGGAGACGATCAAATCACGACTCTGA
- a CDS encoding DUF192 domain-containing protein encodes MNDEVTRRHLLGAAGAVAVAGCLDADDSGEANSEGQGDPTDETTGDEEEATNESTANETDADAEPVHEGYETTEVRAVTTDGDELGTVTAAIADTSDLRYDGLSDTDELPSDRGMLFVYESVAERTFVMREMDFGIDIVYADADGTITDIHHAPAPGPDEDGNEQEYPGRGQYVLEVNYEWTTEHGVSEGDVLEFDLEEPIESGE; translated from the coding sequence ATGAACGACGAGGTGACTCGGCGACACCTGCTCGGCGCCGCCGGCGCGGTCGCGGTCGCCGGCTGTCTCGACGCGGACGACTCGGGCGAAGCGAACAGCGAGGGACAGGGCGACCCGACCGACGAAACGACGGGCGACGAGGAGGAGGCGACGAACGAGTCGACCGCGAACGAGACGGACGCCGACGCGGAACCGGTACACGAGGGCTACGAGACGACCGAGGTCCGGGCCGTGACGACGGACGGCGACGAACTCGGGACGGTGACGGCGGCGATCGCCGACACGAGTGATCTCCGGTACGATGGACTCAGTGACACCGACGAACTGCCGTCCGACCGCGGCATGCTGTTCGTCTACGAGTCGGTCGCGGAGCGCACCTTCGTCATGCGAGAGATGGACTTCGGCATCGACATCGTCTACGCCGACGCGGACGGGACGATCACCGACATCCATCACGCGCCGGCACCGGGACCGGACGAAGACGGAAACGAGCAGGAGTACCCCGGTCGGGGACAGTACGTGCTCGAGGTCAACTACGAGTGGACGACCGAACACGGCGTCAGCGAGGGGGACGTCCTCGAGTTCGATCTCGAGGAGCCGATCGAGTCCGGAGAGTGA
- a CDS encoding translation initiation factor has product MSNDDDLDDLLDELDSQGDLETSQQVLSVRTESRRYDKPVTIVEGFDLESDEIKSIASDLKSSMGTGGTVDEGRIELQGDHRDRVPDLLRDRGFDVRE; this is encoded by the coding sequence ATGTCAAACGACGACGACCTCGACGACCTGCTCGACGAACTTGACAGCCAGGGCGACCTCGAGACCTCCCAACAAGTCCTGTCGGTTCGGACGGAGAGTCGTCGGTACGATAAGCCGGTAACGATCGTCGAGGGGTTCGATCTCGAGTCGGACGAGATCAAATCGATCGCGTCCGACCTCAAGAGTTCGATGGGAACGGGCGGGACCGTCGACGAGGGCCGGATCGAACTACAGGGCGACCACCGGGATCGGGTGCCCGATCTCCTTCGCGACCGGGGGTTCGACGTCCGCGAGTGA
- a CDS encoding GNAT family N-acetyltransferase: protein MNVRSATADDFEAITTVARATWHDTYDELESDVIDRTVDDWYTDDSMPLEAPGTIVLVAERDGAGRGSASGRTQSGDGDLVGFTHAVAQGDTADILRMYVHPDHQGEGIGSALHERLISEIEPYDVDRIRSIDFAFNNASRAFYEGLGFEQTDEGDVEIDGEYYPEAVYTLEV from the coding sequence ATGAACGTTCGATCCGCGACGGCCGACGACTTCGAGGCGATCACGACCGTCGCTCGCGCCACCTGGCACGACACCTACGACGAACTCGAGAGTGACGTAATCGACCGGACCGTCGACGACTGGTACACCGACGACTCGATGCCGCTCGAGGCCCCCGGAACGATCGTCCTCGTCGCCGAACGAGACGGCGCGGGGCGCGGCTCCGCGAGCGGCCGGACGCAGTCCGGCGACGGCGACCTCGTCGGCTTTACCCATGCGGTCGCCCAAGGCGACACGGCAGATATCCTCCGAATGTACGTCCACCCGGACCATCAGGGCGAGGGGATCGGCTCGGCGCTTCACGAGCGACTGATTTCGGAGATCGAGCCCTACGACGTCGACCGGATCCGATCGATCGACTTCGCGTTCAACAACGCCAGCCGCGCCTTCTACGAGGGGCTGGGCTTCGAGCAGACCGACGAAGGGGACGTTGAGATTGACGGCGAGTACTACCCCGAGGCGGTCTACACGCTCGAGGTATAG